Proteins found in one Leptospira terpstrae serovar Hualin str. LT 11-33 = ATCC 700639 genomic segment:
- a CDS encoding alpha/beta fold hydrolase: MHGIETKSDLNREGSNRKMKQKSFRFRNWECAYLDSETPGPVLVFCHANGYSAGCYHNYFNLLSKHFRIIAPDFLGHGRSEFSLQFHNWNVFRDQILALLDHESIHKTNIIGHSLGGASSLLAAAKEPWRFEKVLAMDPVILGWKLILLSKFLENPLAKGAKKRRTHFKSIELVRRSFRKFPAFANFEPSIFEDYLNSCFISTGHEAEVKLCCDPRVEARIFGHAHFHVFKNFYGIKTENHIAIPEKFEVCSPKYANLLTKVHPKSDVTIFPGFTHFFPFERPMETWDWIRRCLEIKEN, from the coding sequence TTGCATGGGATAGAGACAAAATCCGATCTAAATCGGGAAGGGTCAAATAGAAAAATGAAACAAAAATCCTTTCGGTTCAGAAACTGGGAATGTGCCTATTTAGATTCGGAAACTCCGGGTCCTGTTCTCGTTTTCTGTCATGCCAATGGCTATAGTGCCGGCTGTTATCATAATTATTTTAATTTATTATCAAAACACTTCCGAATCATTGCACCCGATTTTTTAGGACATGGTCGTTCTGAGTTCAGTTTACAATTTCATAATTGGAATGTGTTTCGAGACCAGATCTTAGCACTCCTCGATCATGAATCCATTCATAAGACAAATATCATTGGTCATTCCCTTGGTGGAGCCTCTTCTCTCCTTGCTGCGGCGAAAGAGCCATGGCGTTTTGAAAAAGTTCTGGCAATGGATCCAGTGATCCTTGGTTGGAAGTTGATCCTTCTTTCTAAATTTTTGGAAAACCCACTCGCAAAAGGAGCCAAAAAAAGAAGGACTCATTTTAAATCGATTGAACTTGTTAGGCGGTCCTTTCGAAAATTCCCTGCCTTTGCCAACTTCGAACCATCCATCTTCGAAGATTATTTAAACTCTTGTTTTATCAGTACAGGCCACGAAGCAGAAGTCAAACTTTGTTGTGACCCAAGGGTGGAAGCAAGAATCTTTGGACATGCCCACTTCCATGTCTTCAAAAACTTTTATGGAATCAAAACGGAAAACCATATCGCGATCCCAGAAAAATTTGAAGTCTGTAGCCCAAAGTATGCCAACCTCCTCACAAAAGTGCATCCCAAATCCGATGTCACCATCTTCCCTGGGTTCACTCATTTTTTTCCCTTTGAAAGACCAATGGAAACTTGGGATTGGATTCGCCGTTGTTTGGAGATAAAAGAAAATTAA
- a CDS encoding DMT family transporter has protein sequence MQFQVILFFCIAVFFNALANILIKSSSLQDQTKTLSGGLWDTIFTVFNPYFIGGLASFGLALLGYRYVLGKGLKLSLAYPVFTSSGFIIVLIASSLFFKERLNLTQWLGIAFILIGVWLTALQMFDVKS, from the coding sequence ATGCAATTCCAGGTCATCCTCTTCTTCTGTATAGCCGTATTCTTCAATGCATTGGCTAATATTTTAATCAAATCCTCTTCCTTACAAGACCAAACAAAAACTTTGTCAGGTGGTCTTTGGGATACAATCTTTACTGTATTTAATCCTTACTTTATTGGTGGGCTTGCGAGTTTCGGTTTGGCACTCCTTGGATATCGTTATGTACTCGGGAAAGGATTAAAACTTTCACTCGCCTATCCTGTGTTTACTTCTAGTGGTTTTATCATTGTTTTGATTGCCTCTTCTCTCTTTTTTAAAGAAAGATTGAACTTAACGCAGTGGTTGGGAATTGCATTTATCCTCATAGGCGTTTGGCTTACCGCCTTGCAAATGTTTGATGTCAAATCGTAA